A genome region from Clupea harengus chromosome 7, Ch_v2.0.2, whole genome shotgun sequence includes the following:
- the LOC116221184 gene encoding tripartite motif-containing protein 16-like produces MAEAAPNNYELFTCPICLDLLRDPVTTNCGHSYCKGCIKGCWDQEDQKGVYSCPQCRQTFTPRPVLNKNNIVAELVEQIKKTRIQAPAPVACTAGPGDVECDVCTGTKLKAVKSCLDCLLSYCETHFGVHNDVNPGRKHSVIDATGQLQERICSHHKKVFEIFCRTDQSCICYLCTMDEHKGHDTVTAAAERTDKQRQLGPTQRRFQQRIQEREKELQELRKAVETLKSSAQTAVEDSERIFTEMIRSIERRRSEVKELIRDQEKAEVSRAEGLLKRLEQEIAELKRRDAELEQLSHTEDHIHFLKTFQSVSETPESKDLSCISVNQGLSFEAVKKSVFSLKMQLENFCKEEVMKISASVTKVQAMLPPEPTTREDFLQYSCHFTLDPNTAHRELHLSEGNRRVEMRAEVQSYPDHPERFDVYPQVLCREGVSGRCYWEVEWSGECGVNISVSYKSISRRGGGDECVFGSNDQSWSLCLRSSSSFFYHNNKHTNLPLVASSRIGVYVDHRAGTLAFYSISDTMTLLHRVQTTFTHTLYPGFLLGSGSSVKLL; encoded by the exons ATGGCAGAAGCGGCTCCAAATAACTACGAACTTTTTACATGTCCGATTTGTTTGGATCTTCTTAGGGATCCAGTGACTACTAATTGTGGACACAGTTACTGTAAAGGCTGCATTAagggctgctgggatcaggaagatcagaagggagtctacagctgcccccagtgcagacagacgttcACCCCAAGAcccgttttaaacaaaaataatattgttGCTGAACTTGTGGAACAGATCAAGAAGACCAGAATCcaagctcctgctcctgttgcATGtactgctggacctggagatgtggagtgtgacgtctgcactgggacaaaactcaaagctgtgaagtcctgtctggattgtctgttgtcttactgtgaaactcactttGGAGTTCACAATGATGTCAACCCCGGAAGAAAACACTCAGTTATTGATGCAACAGGCCAGCTACAAGAGAGGATCTGCTCCCATcataagaaggtttttgaaatattttgtcgaaccgatcagagttgtatctgctatctgtgcacgatggacgaacataaaggccatgacacagtcactgctgcagcagaacggacagacaaacag aggcagttggggccgacccagaggagattccagcagagaatccaggagagagagaaggagctgcaggagctgaggaaggctgtggagactctcaag agctctgcacagacagcagtggaggacagtgagaggatcttcactgagatgatccgctccattgagagaaggcgctctgaggtgaaagagctgatcagagatcaggagaaggctgaggtgagtcgggctgaaggactcctgaagcgactggagcaggagattgctgagctgaagaggagagatgctgagctggagcagctttcacacacagaggatcacatccatttcctcaag actttccagtcagtcagtgagacacctgagtctaaagacttatcctgcatctctgtgaaccaaggcctctcttttgaggctgtgaagaaatctgtCTTCTCACTAAAGATGCAGCTGGAGAATTTCTGCAAGGAGGAAGTCATGAAGATATCTGCATCAG tgACTAAAGTCCAGGCTATGTTGCCTCCTGAACCtacaaccagagaggatttcctacaat actcctgtcacttcacactggatccaaacacagcacacagagaactccatctgtctgaggggaacaggagggtggagatGAGAGCTgaggtccagtcatatcctgatcatccagagagatttgatgtgtatcctcaggtgctgtgtagagagggtgtgtctggacgctgctactgggaggttgagtggagtggggagtgtggggttaatatatcagtctcatataaaagcatcagcaggagaggagggggtgatgagtgtgtgtttggatctaatgatcagtcctggagtctgtgcctccgcagcagcagctcctttTTCTAtcacaataataaacacactaatctccctctagtggccagctccagaataggagtgtatgtggatcacagggcaggaactctggccttctacagcatctctgacacaatgaccctcctgcacagagtccagaccacattcactcacacactctaccctgggttttTGCTAGGGTCTggatcatcagtgaagctgTTGTGA